CCGACACGCACAACAGCGGATGCCGGCCCGCGCCCGATCGCGGAACGCACCGACTTCCGCGAAGAGACCATCTACTTCCTGCTGACGGCCCGCTTCCACGACAGCGACCCGTCCAACAACTTTTTCTGTCGCGACCGCATCGAGTTCGACGCCGCCGGTAATCCGACCGATCCTCACTGGCGCGGTGACTTCAAGGGGCTGATCCAGCGGCTCGACTACATCGCCGACTTGGGGTTCACGGCCATCTGGATCACGCCGCCGATCGAGAACCGCTCGGGACTCGACTACCACGGCTACCACGGCTACGACTGGACCCGCATCGACCCGCGCCTGGAATCCCCGGATGCGACCTACCAGGATCTGATCGACGCGGCCCACGCCCGGGGTATCAAGATCATCCAGGACGTCGTGGTCAACCACTGCTGCCAGTTCGGCATCCGCGACCAGGTCCATATCGACCATCTGCCCACCAAGTACTATGTCCCGCAGGGCAGCGAGCAGGGCCAGGTCGACCATGGCCCCTACCAAGGCCACCTCGGCAACTACGCCTGGCCCAACCGCGACGATATCGACAACCCCAAGGCCCCGGACTGGTGGCGCGAACGCCACGACCGTGATCCGGCAGGCACCGAGCCGCTGGTTGATCCGAAGACCGGCGAGACGGTGCCGAAGCCTGGGTACGACCCGGGCCGCTTCTTCGGCGTCGACGCCCAAACCCTTGACCCGGACTGGTTCCATCAAGACGGCTTCATCTGCGGCGGCGACTGGGAGAGCGCGCATCCGCTCCAGAACAAGCACCTGGCCGGCGACTGCATCGACCTTGCCACCGAGCGCGAGAACGTCAAGCGCTACCTGATCGACGCGGTCAAGGTCTACCTGGACATGGGCGTCGACGCCCTGCGTATCGACACCGTCAAGCATGTCGAGCGCAATAATCTGCTCGAATACGTCAACGCCTGGAAAGCGCACAAACCCGGGCTCTTCGTCTTCGGCGAGAATCTGGTCAAGGGCTACGGCTGGGGCGACCTGGGCGGCGGCGACAATGGCCCGAGCGAAATCCGCCCCTGGTGGTACACCCGCCTCGGCGACGATCCCCGCGACCCGAACGCCGGCGGCGACTCAGGCTTTCCGCAGCTTGACTTCGGCCTGTTCTCCACCTTCCGCGACACCGTCAGCAAGGGCACCTACGCCGGCACCGGCCAGATCCTGTCCATGGACTGGATCTATGGCGACGTCACCTCACTGGTGACCTTCCTGCAGAACCACGACGTCGGCCCCGACAACGACTTCAAGTACCGCTTCAAGGGCGATCAATGGATGGCCGCCGCGGCCTACAACCTGCTCTGGACGGCCCGCGGCATCCCCTGCCTCTACTTCGGCGAAGAGATCGAATTCATGAAGGGGGCGCCCCAGGATGTCGAGTGCGAGAAGGACTGCCTCTCGTCCACCGGCCGCGCCTACTTCGGCGACCACCTGAGCGATGCCCGCATCGCCGAGACCCAGGCGCATCCCATCTACCGGCACATCCAACGCCTGAACCGCATTCGTCAGGCCATTCCGGCATTGCAGAAGGCGCCCATGACCCAGGTGAACGAATGGGGCGGCGGCATGGCCTTCGTCCGCGATCTGAGCGACCAGGGCAGCTATGCGGTGGTCGGCCTCGCCATCGGCGGTGAGCAGAGCATCGGCATCGACGGCGTCCGCCCCGGCCTGTATCGCGATGCTGTCACCGGCGCCGAGCAGCACAGCGACGGCACCCTGCATTTCGAGGTCAAGGCCAACTCCGCCGGCATCTACGTCCTCGACGGCCCGGGCAAGATCGGCGAGGACGGGGTCTACCTGCGGCCTGATTAGCAAACACTGTTTATCGGTATGGGGTCACACTGCCAGCAATTCCCGTTGAAGAATTATTTGCTTTAAAAACAATGCACTGCATGATTGTGGGAAAAATGTTTTCGTAAACTTTCTCACAGAATCAGGGTATTATCTCGCAAAGCTCAGGTTGCGAGGTAAGAACTGATGAGTGCGCCTTTTGGTCGTCAATCGCTGAGTGCCGCCGGACTGCTGCGCACCGCGCGATCGGTCTTCGGGAAAATCCCGGATGAAGCGGCGAGCGACATCCCGCTGGTCGATCACCTGATGTCCGGTCTGGCGCTGTTCGGACTGAAATACCCCTCCTTGCTGCAATTCGACCAAGACCGCAAGGATGCAACCAAGCGAGCGAATCTGCGCACGCTCTACGGCATTGAGCGCGCCCCGAGCGATACCTGGTTTCGCCAACGTCTCGATGTGATGGACCCCAAGCATCTGCGCCCCTTGTACAAGGCGTTGTTGGCCGCCTTGCAGCGGGGCAAGGGCTTGGAAGGGTTTGCCTATCTGCACGGGCACTACCTGCTCTCGCTCGACGGCACCGGGTACTTCTCCTCACAGAGCATCCATTGCCAGCACTGCGCCGAGAAACACCACCGCGACGGCACCATCACCTACTACCATCAGGCGCTGGCGGCGGTGTTGGTCCACCCCGATCAGCGCGAGGTCTTTCCCTTGGCACCAGAGCCCATTATGCGCGCCGATGGGGCGAAGAAAAACGACTGCGAGCGCAACGCCAGCAAGCGGTTGTTAAGCGATGTGCGTCGCGAGCATCCGCACCTGAAACTCATCGTCATTGAGGATGCCTTGGCGTCCAACGCCCCGCACATCCGCCATCTTCAGGCGTTGAACATGCGCTTCATCCTCGGTGCCAAGGAAAGCGACCATGGCTTTCTGTTCGACTGGGTGGCCAACACCCCAACGACGATCGTGCGCGAGTACAAGGACGAAGACGGCACGCGCCACCGCTTTCGCTCTCTCAACGGTGCCCCATTGAATGAGTCCAATTTTGACCTGGAGGTCAATTTCCTCGAGTACTGGGAGCACGCCCCGGATGGCAAGGTGACCCATTTCTCCTGGGTCACCGACATTCCCATCGACGACACCAACCTGATGACTTTGATGCGAGGAGCCCGCGCCCGCTGGAAAATCGAGAACGAAACCTTTAACACCCTGAAAAATCAAGGCTATCACTTCGAGCACAACTTCGGTCACGGCGATCAACACTTAAGCACCGTGCTGATGCATCTGATGATGCTGGCGTTTCTCATCGACCAGATCCAACAACGCTGTTGTCGGCTGTTTCAAACCGCAATGACAGCGGCGCAGAGCAAGATCCGGTTGTGGGATCAGCTACGCCATCGCTTCAATCTCTGCCTGATCCCAAATTGGGAGGCCCTGTATCGCTCCATCTTCGATCCGCCCAAACTCGTCCTGACCTGGGATACTTCCTAGACGACCGCCGTGACCGAGCGCTCGTGTGATGATGTTCAGGGGATAACCAACAGCCAGCTTGCACCATCACGGCTTACCCGTGAGGTTTTCCTCTGCCCAGGGGTTTCGCAACGCTCGCTCAATCGACGGGCGCGCGACCGAATGGGGAGCAGCGGGAATTGCTGTCACACTGCCCCAGTGCTTGCGTTCACTCATCGGCGAGAATGGCGAGCTGAGTCTTCTCATTGCGAAGGGCCGCGTCGCCCAATGTTGGCGCACAGAGCACCGCGTTTGCCGCCGAATCACCATCATTAGAGGTGCTGGAGATGCTTCACCCCAATCAGTTCCGCGTCATGGAAGCCTGGGTGGCTTTCAATTTGAACGAAGCGCCGATTCACACCGAGCACGACGGTGATTTCAATGTCGTCGCGCTCATGGACGCGGCCAGTTGCTTTCTGCTCAGCTCCGGTTTTATCTCGACTGGACAGTCCGAGATGACGAAAGCCGAGGCGCTGCGCGCACTTGAAGATGCCT
Above is a genomic segment from Thiorhodovibrio litoralis containing:
- a CDS encoding alpha-amylase family glycosyl hydrolase codes for the protein MPDLTVRFSPPADWSRPPRVHYWDRWPDHDATDCATEWPGVEMTPDPRHHGWYLCRFADTTRVRLVFNDGQGRQSGDLVCERSGWFDFNHHWQDAVPPEAKISSPRGGATAPKSNSKSKPGPESRPASQPTRTTADAGPRPIAERTDFREETIYFLLTARFHDSDPSNNFFCRDRIEFDAAGNPTDPHWRGDFKGLIQRLDYIADLGFTAIWITPPIENRSGLDYHGYHGYDWTRIDPRLESPDATYQDLIDAAHARGIKIIQDVVVNHCCQFGIRDQVHIDHLPTKYYVPQGSEQGQVDHGPYQGHLGNYAWPNRDDIDNPKAPDWWRERHDRDPAGTEPLVDPKTGETVPKPGYDPGRFFGVDAQTLDPDWFHQDGFICGGDWESAHPLQNKHLAGDCIDLATERENVKRYLIDAVKVYLDMGVDALRIDTVKHVERNNLLEYVNAWKAHKPGLFVFGENLVKGYGWGDLGGGDNGPSEIRPWWYTRLGDDPRDPNAGGDSGFPQLDFGLFSTFRDTVSKGTYAGTGQILSMDWIYGDVTSLVTFLQNHDVGPDNDFKYRFKGDQWMAAAAYNLLWTARGIPCLYFGEEIEFMKGAPQDVECEKDCLSSTGRAYFGDHLSDARIAETQAHPIYRHIQRLNRIRQAIPALQKAPMTQVNEWGGGMAFVRDLSDQGSYAVVGLAIGGEQSIGIDGVRPGLYRDAVTGAEQHSDGTLHFEVKANSAGIYVLDGPGKIGEDGVYLRPD